The genomic window AACCTGTGAATGTGGTCGGCACTACACCCACTGCTGCCGTACCTCCCACGACAGCAGCTATGGCTTCGGAAAGCGACTCGCGGCGAGAGCTACGACGCCTTGCGCGGTCGACGCCGGTGCGCATGATCACCCTCGGGTTGCTCCTCGTTCTCGTCTCGGTCTCCACCGGTTTCATCACCTCGCAGGCCGTGACCGACCGCGCCTACACTCTCGATTCCCTGCTCGTCCGAACCGAGCCGCTGGCCAACTCGGCGCAGAATCTGTACGGCGCGCTGTCAGTCGCCGATGCGGCAGCCTCGACGGCATTCATCGCGGGCGGTCTGGAGCCGCAGGAGGTCCGCGACCGGTACGCGCAGGCAATCGGAGAAGCCGGCACGGAACTCATTCGCGCATCCAACGGTCTGGGGGAGAACGACGACGAAGCACGTACCGTCCTCACCGAGATCAGCGCAGCTTTCCCGGTCTACACAGGATTGGTCGAGACCGCGAGGTCGAACAATCGAAGCGGTAACCCGGTGGGTTCTTCGTATCTGGGCGAGGCTTCGACGCTGATGCAGACTTCGCTGCTGCCCAGAGCCGAGCGGCTCTACACCGAGCAGGCGTCACGCGTATCCACCGATCAGGAACGGTTCGTCAACCCTCCGGTGTTCGCGATCGCGTTGATCGTGCTGACACTGGCACTGCTGGTTCTGGCTCAGATCTATCTCTCCCGCCGAACGCACCGCACCCTCAATTGGGGATTCCTGACGGCGTCGGCGTTGGTGACGGTGTTGCTCGGCTGGATGCTGGTGGCCGGCCTGATTTCGGCGTCGGCGACCCATCGCGCCCTCGACCGCGGTGTCGCGCCTCTCCAGGAACTGACGACCGGGTTCATCTTCGCGCAGCAAGCTCGCTCCGACGAAACGCTCAATTTGGTTCAGCGCGGCAGCAGACGTGAATACAACGCCGAATTCACCGAGAAGACAAACCAACTCGGAAATCTGTTCGACGATAATGCGGCGATGACCGACTCGCTCTCGAAGTGGCGCATTGCCCACGACCGAATCGACGACGCCTTGACCGTCGGCGATTTCAACACCGCGGTCACCATCGCGACCGGCAGTGGAGTTGCCGATTCCGCCTTTCAGTTCAAGTCTCTCGACGACATGCTCATCGGTGGTATCGAGGACGCTCGTTCCGAACTCCGTGGCAACGTCGAGCGTGCCAAAACCTCGCTCACCGGAGTGTCTTCCGGCGCAATAGTTCTCACCGTCGCCGCGGCAGCGGCGGTCACGGGAGGTCTCATACCGAGGTTGCGTGAATACTTGTGAACAGGCTTCTGTCACTTCTCGCCCTGATCCTCGTCGGGTTACTCGTCACGAGTTGTGTTTCGCCCGAGCCGTTGCCGCCCGAACCGGACGTCAGCTACACCGAACCACCACTCCCCGACGGCGCAGGACCGCCCACCGACGCACCCGACCCAGCCACCCCGGACGCGCAGTGCGCGAGGCCGACCGCCAGTCTCCGTCCCACGCCTGCGGGACTCGCAGCCGAGAACACCCCTCCCACGCCGACGATCGACGCGATCAAGGCTCGCGGGCGCCTCACCGTCGGTCTCGACACGGGCAGCAATCTCTTCAGTTTCCGCGACCCGATGACGGGGAAACTCGTCGGCTTCGACGTGGACATCGCCCGCGAGATCGCCCGGGACCTGCTCGGCGACCCGGAGTTGGTCGACTTCCGCATCCTGACCTCTGCCGAACGCATCGAGGCTCTCCAGAATTCGACGGTAGACGTAGTGGTCAAGACGATGACCATCACCTGCGCCCGCAAGGAGCAGGTCGCGTTCTCCACGGTGTACTTCCAGGCGCAACACCGAGTTCTGGCCGTGCGCGGATCGGGCATCAACGGCGTCGCCGATCTAGCGAACCGGCGCGTGTGCGCCGTCGACGGCACCACGTCGCTACGCAGATTGCAGCGGATCGTCCCGGCCGCCCAGATCATCACGGCCGCAATGTGGTCCGACTGCCTCGTGGTGTTGCAGCAGCGACAGGTCGACGCCATCAGCACCGACGACACCATCCTGGCAGGCCTCGCCGCGCAGGACCCGTACCTCCAGCTGGTCGGCGACAGCCTCAGTCCGGAGCCGTACGGTGTCGGCATCAAGAAGGAGAGTGAGGATTTGGTTCGTTTCGTCAACGGAACTCTCGAACGAATCCGCCGCGACGGTACCTGGAACCGCTTCTACAACCGTTGGCTCACCGTGCTCGGTAGTTCGCCGGGTGCTCCCTTCCCCCAGTACGTGGATTGAGCGAAGACATGAGCACGCGCGATCCCGAAAACCCGACCGGTCCTTCCACCGCTCCTTCCCAGTTCACCGAAGCTTCCGAACGTACCCAAGCCGTCAGTCGCACCGAGGCTGTGGACCGCACCGAGGCTGGGGAACGCACTGAGGCTGTGGAACGTACACAGGCAACTCCGCGTCCGCCGACGTCCGATGCCACCGC from Rhodococcus sp. P1Y includes these protein-coding regions:
- a CDS encoding transporter substrate-binding domain-containing protein — its product is MNRLLSLLALILVGLLVTSCVSPEPLPPEPDVSYTEPPLPDGAGPPTDAPDPATPDAQCARPTASLRPTPAGLAAENTPPTPTIDAIKARGRLTVGLDTGSNLFSFRDPMTGKLVGFDVDIAREIARDLLGDPELVDFRILTSAERIEALQNSTVDVVVKTMTITCARKEQVAFSTVYFQAQHRVLAVRGSGINGVADLANRRVCAVDGTTSLRRLQRIVPAAQIITAAMWSDCLVVLQQRQVDAISTDDTILAGLAAQDPYLQLVGDSLSPEPYGVGIKKESEDLVRFVNGTLERIRRDGTWNRFYNRWLTVLGSSPGAPFPQYVD